In the Candidatus Rhodoblastus alkanivorans genome, one interval contains:
- a CDS encoding putative bifunctional diguanylate cyclase/phosphodiesterase translates to MGNDFGALASAAAWTLMATAAVKIALQILQNRSGDEPGTGRLAQGFAGIAMAAALGFVTLASYLADAPPTFRTAAVICTFGYVVLTAERDGAPPHFVGLQAVGAFGLFAAGLAIKWDLHAPIALAAALSVGFSLFMATRRRARHNAKALEAQRRFSAALNGMSQCVGMFDSSGRLIAGNSEFLRMFRLAGHNARGMEAEELLTKKLGVRPKAAQSVKALCEAAQAVAKRHTRHVESVDLTDDRCMEFTFQPAPQGFSLLIEDCTARRASELRIERMARLDDLTGLSNRTRFREELESATAVVGEGTPPFAVMLIDLDRFKHVNDSLGHPVGDKLLQRVAKRLQEMAEEGDVVARLGGDEFVFLRPCLREEAAQFAAHAVETLSEPYHVDSAKLIIGASIGIAMAPDSGSNASELMKSADMALYAAKDAGRGAFRFFDKSMAEDALRKQEIERDLRVGIGRNELEVFYQPIVSLGRRRISACEALVRWRHPALGMVSPGEFMEIAEDSGIVVQLGEWVLRQACIDAKAWPRDVRLAVNFSAIQFTRGNLVEMVRRVLKETKFPAARLELEITESVLMHDADSVLTTIDELRGMGLRVALDDFGTGYSSLAYLSRFRPDKVKIDQSFVRDMDKNGTSLAIIKAVKAIVAELGIDMLVEGVETMEQFEILRANGADEAQGYLFSKPRPAQEIARLVSDPAQLVRGRNLMTEESPPWAKSFERVNPSVAQSLN, encoded by the coding sequence TTGGGAAACGATTTCGGCGCCCTGGCCAGCGCGGCGGCCTGGACGCTGATGGCGACGGCGGCCGTGAAGATCGCGCTGCAGATCCTCCAGAACAGATCGGGCGACGAACCTGGAACGGGCCGCCTTGCGCAGGGCTTCGCCGGCATCGCCATGGCTGCGGCGCTGGGCTTCGTGACTCTGGCGTCTTATCTCGCGGACGCGCCCCCTACCTTCCGCACGGCGGCGGTCATTTGCACTTTCGGCTATGTGGTTCTGACCGCCGAACGCGACGGCGCGCCGCCCCATTTCGTCGGTCTCCAGGCGGTCGGCGCCTTCGGCCTGTTCGCGGCGGGACTGGCGATCAAATGGGACCTTCATGCCCCGATCGCGCTTGCCGCGGCCCTCAGCGTCGGCTTTTCCCTCTTCATGGCGACGCGACGGCGCGCTCGCCACAACGCCAAGGCGCTGGAGGCGCAGCGCCGGTTCTCGGCGGCGCTGAATGGCATGAGCCAATGCGTCGGCATGTTCGATTCCTCCGGTCGCCTGATCGCCGGCAACAGCGAGTTCCTGCGCATGTTCCGCCTCGCCGGGCACAATGCGCGCGGGATGGAGGCCGAGGAGCTGCTCACCAAGAAGCTCGGCGTCCGGCCCAAGGCCGCGCAGAGCGTGAAAGCCCTGTGCGAGGCGGCGCAGGCCGTCGCGAAGCGTCATACGCGCCATGTCGAATCCGTCGATCTCACCGACGACCGCTGCATGGAATTCACCTTCCAGCCCGCGCCCCAGGGATTTTCCCTGCTGATCGAGGATTGCACGGCGCGCCGGGCCTCCGAGTTGCGCATCGAGCGGATGGCGCGGCTCGATGACCTGACGGGCCTTTCCAACCGCACCCGTTTCCGCGAGGAGCTCGAAAGCGCGACCGCGGTCGTCGGCGAAGGAACTCCCCCTTTCGCTGTGATGCTGATCGATCTCGACCGCTTCAAGCACGTCAACGATTCCCTCGGCCATCCGGTCGGCGACAAGCTTTTGCAGCGGGTCGCGAAGCGGTTGCAGGAAATGGCGGAGGAGGGCGACGTCGTGGCGCGGCTCGGCGGCGACGAATTCGTCTTTCTGCGTCCTTGCTTGCGCGAGGAGGCGGCGCAATTCGCGGCGCATGCGGTCGAGACTCTGAGCGAGCCCTATCATGTCGATAGCGCCAAATTGATCATCGGCGCTTCGATCGGAATCGCCATGGCGCCGGACAGTGGCTCGAATGCGAGCGAACTGATGAAATCGGCCGACATGGCGCTCTACGCCGCCAAGGACGCGGGGCGCGGCGCCTTTCGCTTCTTCGACAAGAGCATGGCCGAGGACGCCCTCCGCAAGCAGGAAATCGAGCGCGACCTCCGCGTCGGCATCGGCCGCAACGAGCTCGAGGTCTTCTACCAGCCGATCGTCAGCCTTGGCAGAAGGCGCATTTCCGCCTGCGAGGCCCTCGTGCGCTGGCGCCATCCCGCGCTCGGCATGGTCTCGCCGGGCGAATTCATGGAAATCGCCGAGGATTCCGGCATTGTCGTGCAGCTTGGCGAATGGGTGCTGCGCCAGGCCTGCATCGACGCCAAGGCCTGGCCGCGCGACGTAAGGCTGGCCGTAAATTTTTCGGCAATCCAGTTCACCCGCGGCAATTTGGTCGAAATGGTGCGCCGCGTCCTCAAGGAGACCAAGTTTCCCGCCGCGCGGCTTGAATTGGAGATCACGGAATCGGTGCTGATGCACGACGCCGATTCCGTGCTCACGACCATCGACGAATTGCGCGGCATGGGCCTGCGCGTCGCGCTCGACGATTTCGGCACGGGCTATTCGTCGCTCGCTTATCTCAGCCGCTTCCGCCCCGACAAGGTCAAGATCGACCAGAGTTTCGTCCGCGACATGGACAAGAATGGGACTTCGCTTGCGATCATCAAGGCGGTGAAGGCCATTGTGGCGGAGCTTGGCATCGACATGCTGGTCGAAGGCGTCGAAACGATGGAGCAGTTCGAAATCCTGCGCGCCAACGGCGCCGACGAGGCCCAGGGTTATCTGTTCAGCAAGCCCCGCCCGGCGCAGGAAATCGCTCGCCTCGTCTCCGACCCGGCGCAACTGGTGCGCGGGCGCAATTTGATGACCGAGGAGTCCCCGCCCTGGGCGAAATCCTTCGAGCGAGTCAATCCCTCCGTCGCCCAAAGCTTGAACTGA
- a CDS encoding DUF2092 domain-containing protein: protein MVAAAPAALAQNAPPPMAAPAPAAPAHPAIEPKAVDLLKAASAALASAQTLSFHAVTTYEHAAANGQPLFFSTVSDVTMQRPDKLRVITIGDRTPDEFYYDGKTIMAYIPSADLVAIADAPPTVDQLLDDVWDKAAIYFPFSDVLASDPYAELSQNLHSAFYVGQSIAVGGVKTDMVAIAGDEAAGEIWLGAEDHLPRMIKVVYAHEPAHALYQVDFSNWKLGEKVEPAAFTSEKAAKAKHIPFATPDDPSPLPSLAPPTEKK from the coding sequence ATGGTCGCCGCCGCGCCCGCGGCATTGGCCCAGAACGCGCCGCCCCCGATGGCCGCGCCGGCGCCCGCCGCGCCCGCGCATCCCGCGATCGAGCCCAAGGCCGTCGATTTGCTCAAGGCGGCGAGCGCGGCGCTTGCCAGCGCGCAGACACTGTCCTTCCACGCCGTCACGACCTATGAGCACGCGGCGGCCAACGGCCAACCGCTGTTCTTCAGCACCGTCAGCGACGTCACCATGCAGCGCCCCGACAAGCTGCGCGTAATCACGATCGGCGACCGCACGCCGGACGAATTCTACTATGACGGCAAGACGATAATGGCCTATATCCCATCCGCCGACCTCGTCGCCATTGCCGACGCCCCGCCGACGGTGGACCAGCTTCTTGACGATGTCTGGGACAAGGCCGCGATCTACTTCCCCTTCTCGGATGTCCTCGCGTCCGACCCTTATGCTGAACTTTCCCAGAACCTCCATTCGGCGTTCTATGTCGGCCAGTCGATCGCGGTCGGCGGCGTGAAGACCGACATGGTCGCGATCGCCGGCGACGAAGCCGCGGGCGAAATCTGGCTCGGCGCGGAGGATCATCTGCCGCGCATGATCAAGGTCGTTTATGCGCATGAGCCGGCGCATGCGCTGTATCAGGTCGATTTTTCCAATTGGAAACTCGGGGAAAAGGTCGAGCCGGCGGCGTTCACGTCGGAAAAGGCCGCCAAGGCCAAGCACATCCCGTTCGCGACGCCGGATGATCCCTCGCCGCTCCCCTCCCTGGCGCCACCCACCGAAAAGAAATAG
- a CDS encoding DUF1254 domain-containing protein — protein sequence MKIGASIFAVLWAASLAFPAGAEQVNEFSTPTPPGVAIPDQLKTRLGTLRFFGGFPDAATTEKLYDNLDFQRAVQAYLLALPVVSQAANRDNILTLGPANVTVAIWEKMVDAKTTELTANNNTPYTWFWLDLRDGPIVVEAPPKVLGLADDIWYNWVGDIGVTGPDKGLGGKYLFLPPGYAGAIPQGYFIVRPHSNSVWIAWRSFLVDGDPKPGVDLVKKNLKIYKLGENDPPKFNFVDMSGKPFNMVAPADFRFWEMLAKVVQDEPTDSLDATTLGFWNALGIAKGKPFAPDARMKKIMTEAAEVGDATARAIMYRWRGSDGYWYPDDPKSHWRLGFIGGYKFEDGGARLLDAYSGFFFYATGVTPAMDSKIVGEGSQYMLMFVDSKGNVLDGGKNYKLHLPKDIPVKNFWSVIVYDNQTRSMAQTDQQFPSVSSQTKGLKVNDDGSVDVYFGPKPPAGLESNWAQTVPGRSWNILLRLYGPEKAFFDKSWRPGEIELQH from the coding sequence ATGAAAATTGGCGCGTCTATTTTCGCCGTCCTGTGGGCCGCATCCCTGGCCTTCCCAGCGGGAGCGGAGCAAGTCAATGAATTTTCGACGCCGACGCCTCCCGGCGTCGCCATTCCAGACCAGCTGAAAACCCGACTCGGGACCTTGCGCTTTTTCGGCGGCTTCCCGGACGCGGCGACGACCGAAAAGCTTTACGACAATCTCGATTTCCAGCGCGCGGTGCAGGCCTATCTGCTCGCTTTGCCCGTGGTGAGCCAGGCCGCGAACCGCGACAATATCCTCACCCTCGGGCCGGCCAATGTGACCGTGGCGATCTGGGAGAAAATGGTCGACGCGAAGACGACCGAACTCACCGCCAACAACAACACGCCCTATACTTGGTTCTGGCTCGATCTGCGCGACGGTCCCATCGTCGTCGAAGCGCCGCCCAAGGTGCTCGGGCTCGCCGACGACATCTGGTACAACTGGGTCGGCGACATCGGCGTCACCGGGCCGGACAAGGGGCTGGGCGGCAAATATCTTTTCCTGCCGCCTGGATATGCGGGCGCGATTCCGCAAGGCTATTTCATCGTCCGGCCACATTCCAATTCGGTCTGGATCGCCTGGCGCAGCTTCCTGGTTGACGGCGACCCCAAGCCGGGCGTGGACTTGGTCAAGAAAAACCTGAAGATTTACAAGCTTGGCGAGAACGACCCGCCGAAGTTCAACTTCGTCGATATGTCGGGCAAGCCCTTCAACATGGTCGCCCCGGCGGATTTCCGCTTCTGGGAAATGCTCGCCAAGGTCGTTCAGGATGAGCCGACCGACTCGCTGGACGCGACCACACTCGGTTTCTGGAACGCCCTCGGCATCGCCAAGGGGAAGCCTTTCGCGCCCGACGCGCGGATGAAGAAGATCATGACCGAGGCGGCCGAGGTGGGCGACGCCACGGCGCGCGCGATCATGTATCGCTGGCGCGGCTCGGACGGCTATTGGTATCCCGACGACCCCAAGAGCCATTGGCGGCTCGGCTTCATCGGCGGCTACAAATTCGAGGACGGCGGCGCCCGCCTGCTCGACGCCTATTCCGGCTTCTTCTTCTACGCCACCGGCGTGACGCCGGCGATGGATTCGAAGATTGTCGGCGAAGGCTCGCAATATATGTTGATGTTCGTCGACTCGAAGGGCAACGTCCTCGACGGCGGCAAAAACTACAAATTGCACCTGCCGAAGGACATTCCGGTCAAGAATTTCTGGTCGGTCATCGTCTATGACAACCAGACCCGCTCGATGGCCCAGACCGACCAGCAGTTCCCGAGCGTCAGCAGTCAGACCAAGGGCCTGAAGGTGAATGACGACGGCTCTGTCGACGTTTATTTCGGACCCAAACCGCCGGCCGGGCTCGAATCGAACTGGGCGCAGACGGTTCCGGGCCGGAGCTGGAACATATTGCTGCGCCTCTATGGTCCGGAAAAGGCGTTTTTCGACAAGAGCTGGCGGCCGGGCGAAATCGAACTCCAGCATTGA